The Legionella sp. PATHC032 genome has a window encoding:
- the pyrE gene encoding orotate phosphoribosyltransferase, which produces MNHTKSSFIKLALECQVLKFGEFTLKSGRISPYFFNAGLFYHGNSLRQLGQFYAKTLLEQEVSFEHLFGPAYKGIPLATSTAVALAELGKDITVTFNRKEIKTHGEGGQLIGSPLTGRTVIIDDVITAGTAFRESQTLIKENGGILHGVIIALDRCERGLTEKSTLSEIRAQGIEVYSIINLFDLIEFLKNDNQCEQVQKLESYHERYGAY; this is translated from the coding sequence ATGAATCATACCAAATCATCTTTTATAAAATTAGCTCTGGAGTGTCAAGTACTTAAATTTGGTGAATTTACTTTAAAATCAGGAAGAATAAGTCCCTATTTCTTTAACGCTGGTTTATTTTATCATGGTAATTCCTTACGTCAGTTAGGTCAATTTTATGCAAAAACACTTTTAGAACAAGAAGTTTCTTTTGAACACTTGTTTGGACCAGCATACAAAGGTATACCACTAGCTACCTCAACTGCAGTGGCCTTGGCTGAGTTGGGCAAGGACATCACGGTGACTTTTAATCGTAAAGAAATAAAAACTCATGGAGAGGGTGGGCAATTAATTGGTTCACCGCTAACTGGAAGAACAGTGATCATTGACGATGTGATTACAGCCGGCACAGCATTCAGAGAATCACAAACCCTGATTAAAGAAAATGGAGGGATTCTTCATGGTGTCATTATTGCTCTGGACAGATGTGAACGAGGATTAACCGAGAAATCAACACTGTCCGAAATCAGGGCGCAAGGAATTGAAGTCTATTCAATTATCAATTTGTTTGATCTAATAGAATTCCTGAAAAATGACAATCAATGCGAACAGGTACAAAAACTGGAGTCCTATCACGAGCGTTATGGCGCATATTAG